A DNA window from Sediminitomix flava contains the following coding sequences:
- a CDS encoding murein hydrolase activator EnvC family protein — MKIRSKEKKHFYRYLIFILLLFPLQLMGQQSQRKKLESQRKSQQSKVREMQRILSQTQKDETASIAKLKDIKAVITERKKLINELYLEHKALDKEIIETEKAITDLEEEIKAYKEEYAKMIYLAYKNSDSYQRLIFLFSSEDLRQFLSRLNYLRQYQDVRKQQIHEIEDLIAQRNQKRKDLSQRQFDESHLIDNEEDELQKLADLQAQEEAIRKKLSKEVNQMTIKLVREQKALGQLEKEVSKMIAKSTAEKTAKVAKASNTTSSKPKTTVAQPKTKASNTTSKSSSTKTNKSKTAKPTPKKTVAKTGFASLQYKMDWPVKEGFVSSPFGQQEHPMLKGVIIDNPGIDIRTKSNEAAYAVYGGTVKLVSKVSGINYMITVQHGEYFTVYAKLKEAKVKVGDEIKKGQQIGIVATDEQGMSELLFQIWKGGRQKLDPEKWLKKK, encoded by the coding sequence ATGAAAATAAGGAGTAAGGAAAAAAAGCATTTTTATAGGTATTTAATTTTCATTCTGCTTCTGTTCCCATTACAACTCATGGGGCAACAAAGCCAGCGTAAGAAATTAGAATCTCAGCGTAAATCTCAGCAATCTAAGGTGAGAGAGATGCAGCGTATCCTTTCTCAAACACAGAAAGATGAGACTGCAAGTATTGCGAAGTTGAAAGATATTAAAGCAGTGATTACTGAGCGTAAGAAGCTGATTAATGAACTTTACTTAGAGCACAAAGCACTTGATAAAGAGATTATAGAGACTGAAAAAGCCATCACAGACTTGGAAGAGGAGATCAAGGCATATAAAGAAGAATATGCTAAAATGATCTATCTGGCGTATAAAAATAGCGATAGTTATCAACGTCTGATCTTCCTTTTTTCAAGTGAAGATTTACGTCAGTTCCTATCAAGACTAAATTACCTTCGTCAATATCAAGATGTTCGAAAGCAACAGATTCATGAGATTGAAGACTTGATTGCTCAGCGTAATCAAAAACGTAAGGATTTATCCCAACGCCAATTTGATGAATCACATTTGATTGATAATGAAGAGGACGAACTTCAGAAATTAGCTGATCTACAAGCACAGGAAGAAGCGATCAGAAAGAAGTTGTCTAAAGAGGTAAATCAGATGACAATCAAGTTGGTCAGAGAGCAAAAAGCACTCGGGCAATTAGAGAAAGAGGTCTCAAAAATGATTGCTAAATCTACAGCTGAGAAAACAGCAAAAGTAGCTAAGGCATCAAATACGACTTCATCTAAACCAAAGACAACAGTAGCTCAGCCCAAAACAAAGGCTAGTAACACAACTTCAAAGTCTTCAAGTACGAAGACGAATAAATCGAAAACAGCCAAGCCAACTCCGAAGAAAACCGTTGCAAAAACAGGCTTTGCCAGTTTGCAGTATAAAATGGATTGGCCTGTAAAGGAGGGCTTCGTTTCGTCTCCTTTCGGGCAGCAAGAACATCCAATGCTGAAAGGAGTGATCATTGATAATCCAGGGATTGATATCCGAACCAAAAGTAATGAAGCAGCTTATGCAGTTTATGGAGGTACGGTGAAGCTAGTGTCTAAAGTATCAGGGATCAATTATATGATAACAGTACAGCACGGAGAGTACTTTACGGTTTATGCTAAGTTGAAAGAAGCGAAGGTGAAGGTAGGAGATGAAATTAAAAAAGGACAGCAAATAGGAATTGTAGCTACAGACGAACAAGGAATGTCTGAACTTCTCTTCCAAATTTGGAAAGGAGGAAGGCAGAAACTTGATCCAGAAAAGTGGCTTAAAAAGAAATAA
- a CDS encoding golvesin C-terminal-like domain-containing protein, which translates to MGGEKSILKKLLVGLFIFLSIQVQAQNLSERKAIRKAVEDYIEKASQGEYDWELRSYLKLDTMKVNKGKKQLDLYLSHHLEYSPVREENLAHFERIVSSDLPSPLNAYQIRLFMGKKKGRKVTRDARRKGLVYAPKLSAEELIPNFYREKNKKTEERMPSKQFLKWQKDSPQNVRNLSKSYELDKGLQNRHLALWNSHGWYYENELDRWEWQRARVFQTVEDLFPTEFVLGYIVPMLENAGANVYLPRERDWQTEMVIVDNDSKEERYSEEGKVTNGATGFARGSIPYKSGTNPFELGTYRKMTTSKEENARVTWTPQIKEPGEYAVYISYATESKSTTDARYTVNHSGGSTEFSVNQKMGGGTWIYLGTFHFNTGADASVVLSNKSEEKGDVVTADAVRFGGGMGDIERNGQISNRPRFLEAARYYLQFAGAPAESVYNLNADTLDYQDDYRSRGHWVNYLMGAPYGPYEDPDNEGLHIPVDLSFAFHTDAGTSRNDTVIGTLMIYSQLDLDKKTLFPDKTDRIANRDLADILQSQIVDDIRIKYDSAWSRRPMWDKRYSEATYPNTPSALLELLSHQNFLDMKFGNDPQFQFDVSRAIYKGMLKFLSSRYNVPYEVQPLPIQQFSLDLQPGNKVMLKWQPTDDPLEPSAVAERYVVYKREEGNGFDNGTVVNGNSMLFTDLKKGVIYSFKVAALNDGGESMPSEILAVCNMEDDKEPVLVINGFDRIAPPMTVEKDSTLLFFDNRLDAGVSNRFSLGFIGEQYNYDATSDWEDDDAPGHGASYADYETEVIAGNTFDYPYEHGKAIRKAGHSFVSTSRKAVEAGDVKLMYYDVVDLILGEQKETYPQRAYHKPKFKAFTEALQTELTTYLKGGGKLFVSGAYVGTDLFEGKGEEDSDVQFGLNTLEILGRTNHATRRGQTIVMKKEFDAFRNVSFTTELNSEIYAVEAPDGIEPANENGVQFLRYATNNLGAGVYVEGENNKKVLALGFPFETIIGEKKREEVMKAILELLQ; encoded by the coding sequence ATGGGCGGAGAAAAAAGCATTTTAAAAAAACTATTAGTCGGGCTTTTCATCTTTTTATCAATCCAAGTTCAAGCGCAAAACTTATCGGAACGTAAAGCAATCCGAAAAGCAGTTGAAGACTATATCGAGAAGGCTTCTCAGGGGGAATATGATTGGGAGTTAAGATCATATTTGAAGCTAGATACGATGAAAGTGAATAAAGGGAAAAAACAACTGGATTTATACCTTTCACATCATTTAGAATATTCTCCTGTTCGTGAAGAAAATTTAGCGCATTTTGAACGTATCGTTTCTTCTGACCTTCCAAGTCCTCTAAATGCCTATCAAATTCGCCTTTTTATGGGGAAGAAAAAAGGGCGAAAAGTAACTCGTGATGCTCGAAGAAAAGGCTTGGTATATGCCCCAAAGCTTTCTGCTGAAGAATTGATTCCTAATTTCTACAGAGAAAAAAATAAGAAAACAGAGGAAAGAATGCCTTCAAAGCAATTTTTGAAGTGGCAAAAAGATTCTCCTCAAAATGTGAGAAACCTGTCTAAAAGTTATGAATTAGACAAAGGTTTACAAAACAGACACCTCGCACTTTGGAATAGTCACGGTTGGTATTATGAAAATGAACTTGACCGTTGGGAATGGCAACGTGCGCGTGTATTCCAAACTGTAGAAGACCTTTTCCCTACTGAGTTTGTATTGGGCTACATTGTACCGATGTTGGAAAATGCGGGAGCAAATGTTTACCTACCAAGAGAAAGAGATTGGCAAACAGAAATGGTGATTGTCGATAATGATAGTAAAGAGGAAAGATATAGTGAAGAAGGGAAAGTAACAAATGGAGCAACAGGTTTTGCTAGAGGTTCTATCCCTTATAAAAGTGGAACAAATCCTTTTGAGTTGGGAACATACCGAAAGATGACAACTTCAAAAGAAGAAAATGCTAGGGTTACTTGGACGCCTCAAATTAAAGAGCCAGGAGAATATGCAGTTTATATTTCTTACGCTACAGAATCTAAGAGTACAACAGATGCAAGATATACGGTAAATCACTCTGGAGGAAGTACAGAATTTTCTGTCAACCAAAAGATGGGTGGTGGAACTTGGATTTACTTGGGGACATTCCATTTTAATACTGGAGCGGATGCAAGTGTGGTTTTGAGTAATAAGAGTGAAGAAAAAGGAGATGTTGTTACAGCCGATGCTGTTCGTTTTGGTGGTGGAATGGGAGACATAGAACGTAATGGACAAATTTCGAATAGACCAAGATTCTTGGAAGCGGCTCGTTATTACCTCCAATTTGCGGGAGCACCTGCTGAAAGTGTTTATAACTTAAATGCTGATACACTAGATTATCAAGATGATTATAGAAGTAGAGGACATTGGGTGAATTATTTGATGGGTGCACCTTATGGTCCTTACGAAGACCCTGACAATGAAGGTCTACACATCCCAGTTGATTTGTCATTTGCTTTCCATACCGATGCAGGAACAAGTAGAAATGATACGGTGATAGGTACACTGATGATTTACAGTCAGTTGGATTTGGATAAGAAGACATTGTTCCCAGATAAAACAGATCGTATTGCGAATAGAGACCTTGCTGATATTTTACAGTCACAAATTGTAGATGATATTCGTATCAAATATGATAGTGCTTGGTCACGTCGTCCGATGTGGGATAAACGTTACTCTGAAGCTACTTACCCGAATACACCATCAGCATTATTGGAGTTATTGTCGCATCAGAACTTCTTAGATATGAAGTTTGGAAATGATCCTCAGTTCCAGTTTGACGTCAGTAGAGCAATCTATAAAGGAATGCTGAAATTCCTTTCTTCAAGATATAATGTTCCTTATGAAGTTCAGCCTTTACCAATCCAACAGTTCAGTTTAGACCTCCAACCAGGAAATAAAGTGATGCTGAAATGGCAACCGACTGATGATCCATTAGAACCTAGCGCAGTAGCTGAAAGATATGTAGTTTACAAAAGGGAAGAAGGCAATGGTTTTGATAACGGTACGGTAGTGAATGGAAACAGTATGCTGTTTACCGATCTTAAAAAGGGCGTGATTTATAGCTTTAAAGTAGCTGCTTTAAATGATGGAGGTGAAAGTATGCCATCTGAAATCTTGGCGGTTTGTAATATGGAAGATGATAAAGAGCCTGTGCTTGTCATCAACGGATTTGACAGAATTGCACCTCCAATGACTGTTGAGAAGGATAGTACACTTCTGTTCTTCGATAACCGTTTGGATGCAGGGGTTTCAAACCGATTCAGCTTAGGCTTTATCGGAGAACAGTATAATTATGATGCAACATCTGATTGGGAAGATGACGATGCTCCTGGGCATGGTGCGAGTTATGCTGACTATGAAACAGAAGTGATTGCAGGGAACACCTTTGACTATCCTTATGAACATGGAAAAGCAATCCGAAAAGCAGGACACTCTTTTGTATCGACCAGTAGAAAAGCAGTTGAAGCAGGAGATGTGAAGCTGATGTATTATGATGTTGTGGATTTAATCTTAGGAGAACAAAAGGAAACTTATCCACAGAGAGCGTACCATAAACCTAAGTTTAAAGCTTTCACAGAAGCACTTCAAACGGAATTGACAACTTACTTGAAAGGTGGTGGAAAACTTTTTGTTTCGGGAGCTTATGTAGGAACAGACCTTTTTGAAGGAAAAGGAGAGGAAGATTCAGATGTACAATTCGGACTGAATACGTTAGAGATTTTGGGAAGAACAAATCATGCAACTCGTAGAGGGCAGACAATAGTGATGAAGAAAGAGTTTGATGCTTTCCGAAATGTTTCTTTCACTACAGAACTTAATTCAGAGATTTATGCGGTTGAGGCACCCGATGGCATTGAGCCAGCCAATGAAAACGGTGTACAGTTCTTGAGATATGCAACCAATAATTTAGGAGCTGGAGTTTATGTAGAAGGAGAAAATAATAAAAAGGTTCTCGCTTTAGGTTTCCCATTTGAAACCATTATAGGAGAGAAGAAAAGAGAAGAAGTAATGAAAGCTATTTTAGAGCTTCTTCAATAA
- the aqpZ gene encoding aquaporin Z: MDTKKLIAEFIGTLWLVLGGCGSAVLAAGYPELGIGFVGVSFAFGLTVLSMAYGVGHISGAHFNPAVTIGLFMGGRIDKKDVFPYIISQVLGGIVGAAILYVIVTGKQGAEIGTFAANGYGSLSPDGYGMTSALVTEIVMTFAFLIIILGATDARAPQGFAGIAIGLGLTLIHLISIPVTNTSVNPARSTSQALFAGGDALVQLWLFWVAPIVGAILAGAVYKAVFEKKQ; encoded by the coding sequence ATGGATACGAAGAAATTGATTGCAGAATTTATAGGAACACTTTGGCTAGTTTTAGGAGGGTGTGGTAGTGCCGTTTTAGCAGCAGGCTATCCTGAACTCGGAATCGGCTTTGTTGGTGTTTCATTTGCTTTCGGACTTACTGTGTTGAGTATGGCATATGGTGTTGGACATATTTCTGGAGCACACTTCAATCCTGCCGTAACGATTGGCTTATTTATGGGAGGAAGAATAGATAAAAAAGATGTCTTTCCTTATATCATATCTCAAGTTTTGGGAGGAATTGTTGGGGCAGCTATTCTTTATGTGATCGTGACAGGAAAGCAAGGGGCTGAAATTGGGACATTTGCGGCTAATGGTTATGGCAGTTTATCTCCGGACGGATACGGTATGACTTCGGCTTTAGTAACGGAGATCGTTATGACTTTTGCATTCTTAATCATTATTCTTGGAGCTACAGACGCAAGAGCCCCTCAAGGTTTTGCAGGGATTGCCATAGGTTTAGGGCTAACGCTTATTCACTTAATCAGTATTCCTGTGACAAATACTTCGGTAAATCCTGCCAGAAGTACAAGTCAGGCACTATTTGCTGGAGGCGATGCGTTAGTACAATTGTGGTTGTTTTGGGTCGCACCAATTGTTGGGGCAATTTTAGCAGGAGCCGTTTACAAAGCAGTTTTTGAGAAAAAACAGTAA
- a CDS encoding deoxycytidylate deaminase, with product MNRDQQFSVAYMKCAISIAELSRCERAKVGAIIVKDGNIISMGYNGTPKGFDNSCELEVEDEHGQLVLQTKSEVLHAEANAITKAAKSTYSTDGADLFCTHSCCFQCSKLIVQAGIKRFFYSNQYRDTSGLELLRKAGIEVIQVEIED from the coding sequence ATGAATAGAGACCAACAATTTTCGGTGGCTTATATGAAATGTGCGATTTCCATTGCTGAGCTAAGCCGATGTGAGCGTGCAAAAGTAGGAGCGATTATCGTGAAAGATGGTAATATCATCTCAATGGGGTACAATGGAACGCCTAAGGGATTTGATAACTCTTGTGAACTGGAAGTAGAAGATGAGCATGGGCAACTCGTATTACAGACTAAGTCTGAAGTACTACATGCAGAAGCCAATGCAATTACAAAGGCTGCAAAGTCAACGTATTCTACTGATGGAGCTGATTTGTTTTGTACGCACTCTTGCTGTTTCCAATGTTCTAAATTGATTGTCCAAGCAGGTATTAAACGTTTTTTCTATAGCAATCAATACCGTGATACATCGGGTTTAGAGCTATTGAGAAAAGCAGGAATTGAAGTGATTCAAGTGGAGATTGAGGACTAG